The Thermoplasmata archaeon genome includes a window with the following:
- a CDS encoding RusA family crossover junction endodeoxyribonuclease produces the protein MASRPPKTHVHASGEKAHAPPAWGTAAQPGGFRSDAVIAFQVHGLPVPQGSNRSYVVNGKPIITSAAKGLSSWRRLVADVAQRFAPTEPWQGPVAIELHFGIPKPKSAPKRRRVWPDKRPDLDKLCRAVFDALTYVVFADDSQVVEIAASKDYGPPGVVVEVRKILDAELPAP, from the coding sequence ATGGCGAGTCGACCGCCGAAAACGCACGTTCACGCATCGGGTGAGAAGGCCCACGCTCCGCCCGCGTGGGGAACGGCCGCCCAACCGGGTGGGTTCCGCTCGGACGCTGTCATCGCGTTCCAAGTGCACGGTCTTCCCGTCCCCCAGGGTTCGAACCGGTCCTATGTCGTCAACGGCAAGCCCATCATCACCTCGGCGGCGAAGGGCCTCTCGTCGTGGCGACGTCTCGTCGCCGATGTGGCACAGCGGTTCGCCCCGACAGAGCCGTGGCAGGGCCCGGTCGCGATCGAACTGCATTTCGGCATCCCGAAGCCGAAATCCGCCCCGAAGAGGCGACGCGTCTGGCCGGACAAGCGTCCGGACCTGGACAAACTTTGCCGGGCAGTTTTCGACGCACTGACGTACGTCGTCTTCGCGGACGACAGCCAAGTCGTCGAGATCGCCGCGTCGAAAGACTACGGGCCGCCTGGCGTCGTCGTCGAAGTACGCAAGATTTTGGATGCGGAACTGCCGGCGCCGTGA
- a CDS encoding S8 family serine peptidase gives MLAIGLLLLMIAPMSFGASADRGGTKPSSSNAPEYAVIQFADPSVSTYNGGIPGYLKTKPDTGKHLDANGPAAKAYANFLANSHANFRAWLHSNVAQVEVLAEYSYVLNGMAVQLNGVAPDTLKGGPGVSDVVADWLYKPSMDVSVPLIHAPSVWADLGVDLSGTPDYGDLAAIKVGVVDTGILDTHPFISSCRASNPVVHRGLFFSGLPFGNAIVADHGTHVAGTIGGCKIEGPVKVGDTMLDLAPAGANTMGFLSGVAPGVTLYDYDVFPGMGVGFYQKGGSAFSHDILEAVELAVIDGMDVINLSIGGGVQGPHDLLADALNAAVDAGVVAAVAAGNSGSSTMTIESPGSAANVITASASTDPHYMGIAVTLGGSTIGAALGQFKNYDPAITADLANATPALGCTAITNDVSGKIAVIDRGTCTFGTKIQNAQDAGAVGALIINNVAGDPTAMGADGIHNPTIPAAMVSNPDGTTLKANDGAEVTVDGTTIVEVVTSNADYLAGFSSRGPTPYTYLIKPDITAPGVNVLSSVFNAEYEPEYAFFSGTSMATPHTTGSAALLLAAHPGWSPQQVKSALVNTADRPVKNSALPGNPLSSPLSRGGGRINVASADATPATLSPASVSFGVSTGGKPVNGAMAVVFRDETGSGLTCSLSVTQVQSGTMWVSVSPASLSVPAGGMASATVTLSGGQTIPSGFFYGDVVAVCGGTTLRAPWFVGVQRSNGGLNGSLNSGLSGDDATPAELVAQMTGTKPYL, from the coding sequence GTGCTAGCGATCGGACTGCTGCTCCTGATGATCGCGCCGATGAGCTTCGGCGCGAGCGCGGACCGCGGCGGCACGAAGCCGTCGAGCTCGAACGCGCCTGAGTACGCCGTGATCCAGTTCGCGGACCCTTCGGTGTCCACGTACAACGGAGGCATTCCCGGCTACCTGAAGACGAAACCGGACACGGGCAAGCACCTGGACGCGAACGGCCCTGCGGCCAAGGCATATGCGAACTTCCTCGCGAACTCGCATGCGAACTTCCGCGCCTGGCTGCATTCCAATGTCGCGCAGGTCGAGGTCCTCGCGGAGTATTCGTACGTCCTGAACGGCATGGCGGTCCAGCTGAACGGCGTCGCCCCGGACACCCTGAAGGGCGGCCCCGGCGTGAGCGACGTCGTCGCGGATTGGCTGTACAAGCCCTCGATGGACGTCTCCGTCCCGCTGATCCACGCCCCGTCGGTCTGGGCGGACCTCGGCGTCGACCTCTCCGGGACGCCGGATTACGGCGATCTCGCGGCAATCAAGGTCGGCGTGGTCGACACGGGCATCCTCGACACGCATCCGTTCATCTCGAGCTGTCGCGCGAGCAACCCCGTCGTACACCGAGGGCTCTTCTTCAGCGGCCTTCCGTTCGGGAATGCAATCGTGGCCGACCACGGGACGCACGTCGCCGGGACGATCGGCGGCTGCAAGATCGAAGGCCCTGTCAAGGTCGGAGACACGATGCTCGACCTTGCGCCCGCGGGGGCGAACACGATGGGCTTCCTGAGCGGCGTCGCGCCTGGCGTGACCCTGTACGACTACGACGTCTTCCCCGGGATGGGGGTCGGCTTCTACCAGAAGGGCGGGAGCGCCTTCAGCCATGACATCCTCGAGGCGGTCGAGCTGGCGGTCATCGACGGGATGGACGTCATCAACCTGAGCATCGGAGGCGGAGTCCAAGGTCCACACGACCTCCTCGCGGACGCCCTCAACGCAGCGGTCGACGCAGGCGTCGTGGCGGCGGTCGCGGCGGGCAACTCGGGATCCAGCACGATGACGATCGAGTCTCCCGGATCCGCGGCGAACGTGATCACGGCCAGCGCGAGCACGGACCCGCACTACATGGGCATCGCCGTGACTCTGGGCGGCTCGACGATCGGCGCGGCGCTCGGCCAGTTCAAGAACTACGATCCAGCGATCACCGCGGACCTCGCGAATGCGACGCCGGCACTGGGCTGCACCGCCATCACGAACGACGTGAGCGGCAAGATCGCGGTCATCGATCGCGGCACGTGCACGTTCGGCACGAAGATCCAGAACGCACAGGACGCGGGAGCGGTGGGCGCGCTGATCATCAACAACGTCGCTGGAGATCCGACCGCAATGGGGGCCGATGGGATCCACAACCCGACGATCCCGGCGGCAATGGTCTCCAACCCGGACGGCACGACCCTCAAGGCGAACGACGGAGCGGAGGTCACCGTGGACGGCACGACGATCGTCGAGGTCGTCACGTCAAACGCGGACTACCTCGCGGGCTTCTCGAGCCGCGGACCGACGCCGTACACGTACTTGATCAAACCGGACATCACCGCACCTGGCGTCAACGTGCTCTCGAGCGTCTTCAACGCGGAATACGAACCGGAGTACGCATTCTTCTCCGGAACCTCGATGGCGACGCCGCACACGACGGGTTCTGCGGCGCTCCTTTTGGCGGCTCACCCCGGCTGGTCGCCTCAGCAGGTGAAGTCGGCGCTCGTGAACACCGCCGATCGCCCGGTGAAGAATTCGGCTCTGCCCGGCAATCCGCTGTCGAGTCCGCTCTCGCGCGGAGGAGGCCGGATCAACGTCGCCTCCGCGGATGCTACGCCTGCGACTCTGTCGCCCGCCTCCGTGAGCTTCGGCGTGTCGACCGGCGGCAAACCCGTGAACGGCGCGATGGCCGTCGTCTTCCGCGACGAGACCGGCAGCGGGCTGACGTGCTCCCTGAGTGTAACGCAGGTCCAGTCCGGGACGATGTGGGTCTCCGTGAGCCCCGCAAGTCTGAGCGTCCCCGCGGGCGGCATGGCATCGGCCACGGTCACGCTGAGCGGCGGCCAGACGATTCCGTCCGGCTTCTTCTACGGGGACGTCGTCGCGGTGTGCGGCGGCACGACCTTACGCGCGCCGTGGTTCGTCGGGGTGCAGCGGTCGAACGGAGGCCTGAACGGGAGCCTCAACAGCGGGCTTTCGGGAGACGACGCGACCCCGGCTGAGCTCGTCGCGCAGATGACCGGCACGAAGCCGTACCTCTAG